From Armatimonadota bacterium, one genomic window encodes:
- a CDS encoding DUF47 family protein, whose amino-acid sequence MARAMKFIFGHDREGEVRELLLEHLDKVGECVARARTVMDDYLAGRIEEAKAGAIEVDHLETDADQMRRSVVDLLYRGAFLPIFRSDIHEFVERMDMIADAAEVMCDFLLGQRPEIPSEYAEHIHQIQEQTQVAYAALHDAVTNFFSTPDQRVIRDSLTKLGVTESLIDGIEWKMTRQIFTSDLPLAGKTHLKQFLETLTEMSDEMEDAGDRLEALIIGLKI is encoded by the coding sequence GTGGCAAGAGCGATGAAGTTCATCTTTGGGCACGATAGGGAGGGAGAGGTTCGGGAGCTGCTTCTTGAGCACCTGGACAAGGTCGGCGAGTGCGTGGCGCGGGCCCGAACCGTCATGGACGACTACCTGGCCGGCCGGATCGAAGAGGCCAAGGCAGGAGCGATCGAGGTGGATCACCTGGAGACCGACGCGGACCAGATGCGGCGCTCGGTGGTTGACCTGCTGTACCGGGGGGCGTTTCTGCCGATCTTCCGGTCCGACATCCACGAGTTCGTCGAACGGATGGACATGATCGCCGATGCCGCCGAGGTGATGTGCGACTTCCTGCTGGGCCAGCGCCCCGAGATTCCCTCGGAGTACGCGGAGCACATCCATCAGATCCAGGAGCAGACCCAGGTGGCCTATGCCGCCCTGCACGATGCCGTGACGAACTTCTTCTCGACCCCTGATCAACGGGTGATCCGCGACAGCCTGACCAAGCTCGGCGTTACCGAATCACTCATTGACGGCATCGAGTGGAAGATGACCCGGCAGATCTTCACCTCTGACCTTCCCCTGGCCGGTAAGACCCACCTGAAGCAGTTCCTTGAGACACTGACCGAGATGTCCGACGAGATGGAGGACGCGGGCGACCGTCTTGAGGCACTGATCATCGGCCTGAAGATCTAG
- a CDS encoding xanthine dehydrogenase family protein: MGTRWFGERIRRVEDPRLLTGRGSYVDDIHPPNLLHGAVLRSPHARARVVRIDASKARAMPGVAAVYTHADLPPPLGDPLPRLIPHPTLIHHKTQVALAADIVRHVGEPVAFVVAESRYLAEDALEAIEVEYDPLPAVVDLETAAGPDGPLVHEDAGTNVAAHYTQRVGDPEGAFASAPRVFRERIRMDRGTAASMETRGVVAIWDGRMRNLVIYDSTQSPIPIRNGLARLFGLPQNNVRVIAPDVGGGFGPKIMMFYPEEILVPLAAMRLNRPVKWIEDRRENFVATNQEREQIHDVEIAVDGEGRILGVRTVFLHDAGAYIAYGLIVPIVASTTLVGPYRIPNYHCEFKAVFTNKTQVSPYRGAGRPHGVFIMERLMDRVARELGVDRAEVRRRNLIQPDEFPYDTGLIYQDNAPLIYDSGNYPAVLEKTLGMIGYAQWPQQQAEARREGRTLGLGLALYVEGTGIGPYEGCRITVEPTGKVFAATSVGTQGQGHFTVFAQIIADALGVDVRDVTVTTGDTAAFGWGTGTFASRSAVVAGSAVALAGQAVREKALTVASGLLEASTDDLELAGGKIFVRGAPARSVTLGEVATAANPLRGTIPKEWEGPGLEAARYFAPPRGSFAGGCHAAIVEVDRDTGAVRVERYVVVHDCGTVINPMILDGQIQGGVAQGIGGALYERLVYDEDGQLLTQTFMDYLLPTAAEVPRAEIGHVETPSPLNPLGVKGAGEAGVIPAAAVFASALDDALGTRVAEMPLSHSLLLEMLRGAEAPAEDRSVHS, from the coding sequence ATGGGGACGCGGTGGTTCGGCGAACGGATCCGGCGGGTCGAGGATCCCCGGCTGCTGACCGGCAGGGGCTCCTATGTGGACGACATCCATCCCCCAAATCTGCTCCACGGGGCCGTGCTCCGAAGCCCTCATGCCCGCGCGCGGGTTGTGCGGATTGACGCCTCCAAGGCCAGGGCAATGCCCGGCGTGGCCGCGGTCTACACCCACGCAGACCTGCCGCCGCCGCTGGGGGATCCGCTACCCAGGCTCATCCCCCATCCCACCCTGATCCACCACAAGACCCAGGTGGCGCTGGCCGCGGACATTGTCCGTCACGTGGGCGAGCCGGTGGCGTTCGTGGTAGCAGAGAGTCGCTACCTGGCCGAGGACGCCCTGGAAGCCATCGAGGTTGAGTACGACCCGCTCCCTGCCGTTGTGGACCTGGAAACCGCGGCCGGGCCTGACGGCCCTCTGGTCCATGAGGATGCCGGCACCAACGTGGCCGCGCACTACACCCAGCGCGTGGGCGACCCCGAGGGTGCGTTCGCCAGCGCTCCGCGTGTCTTCCGCGAGAGGATCCGCATGGACCGGGGCACGGCCGCCTCCATGGAGACCCGCGGGGTCGTGGCGATCTGGGACGGGCGCATGCGCAACCTGGTGATCTACGACTCCACGCAGTCTCCGATCCCGATCCGGAACGGCCTGGCGCGGCTGTTCGGCCTCCCCCAGAACAACGTAAGGGTGATCGCACCCGACGTGGGCGGCGGTTTCGGGCCCAAGATCATGATGTTCTACCCCGAGGAGATCCTGGTGCCGCTGGCCGCGATGCGCCTGAACCGGCCGGTCAAGTGGATCGAGGACCGGCGCGAGAACTTCGTGGCCACAAACCAGGAACGGGAACAGATCCACGACGTCGAGATCGCGGTGGACGGCGAGGGCCGGATCCTGGGCGTGCGGACCGTCTTCCTACACGATGCGGGCGCCTACATCGCCTACGGGCTGATCGTGCCCATCGTCGCCAGCACAACGCTGGTCGGTCCCTACAGGATTCCCAACTACCACTGTGAGTTCAAGGCGGTGTTCACAAACAAGACCCAGGTGAGCCCTTACCGCGGGGCAGGCCGACCCCATGGCGTCTTCATCATGGAGCGCCTGATGGACAGGGTGGCGCGGGAGCTGGGGGTTGATCGCGCCGAGGTCCGCCGGCGCAACCTGATACAGCCCGACGAGTTCCCCTACGACACCGGGCTGATCTACCAGGACAACGCGCCGCTCATCTACGACAGCGGTAACTACCCGGCGGTACTCGAGAAGACCCTCGGGATGATCGGGTACGCCCAATGGCCACAGCAGCAGGCCGAGGCGCGCAGAGAAGGCAGAACGTTGGGCCTCGGCCTTGCCCTGTACGTGGAAGGCACCGGCATCGGTCCATACGAAGGATGCCGGATCACGGTCGAGCCGACGGGCAAGGTCTTCGCGGCGACGAGCGTGGGCACACAGGGCCAGGGGCACTTCACCGTGTTCGCCCAGATCATCGCGGACGCACTGGGCGTGGACGTGCGCGACGTCACGGTCACCACCGGCGACACAGCGGCGTTCGGATGGGGCACAGGGACGTTCGCAAGCCGCTCGGCAGTGGTGGCGGGAAGCGCGGTGGCGCTCGCGGGCCAGGCGGTGCGGGAGAAGGCCCTCACGGTCGCCTCCGGGCTCCTGGAGGCAAGTACGGACGACCTCGAACTCGCCGGGGGTAAGATCTTCGTACGCGGAGCGCCGGCGCGGTCGGTGACGCTGGGCGAGGTAGCGACTGCGGCCAACCCGCTCCGCGGAACCATCCCAAAGGAATGGGAAGGTCCGGGGCTGGAAGCCGCGCGCTACTTCGCGCCGCCTCGGGGGAGCTTCGCCGGCGGGTGTCACGCTGCGATCGTAGAGGTGGACAGGGATACAGGCGCGGTGCGCGTAGAGCGGTACGTGGTTGTCCACGACTGCGGCACCGTGATCAACCCGATGATCCTGGACGGACAGATCCAGGGCGGCGTGGCCCAGGGAATCGGCGGCGCCCTCTACGAGAGACTTGTCTACGACGAGGACGGCCAGCTCCTGACGCAGACCTTCATGGACTACCTGCTGCCGACCGCGGCCGAGGTGCCAAGGGCCGAGATCGGGCACGTCGAGACCCCGTCCCCGCTCAACCCGTTGGGCGTGAAGGGCGCGGGTGAGGCAGGTGTGATCCCGGCCGCGGCGGTCTTCGCCTCGGCACTGGACGACGCCCTGGGCACGAGAGTCGCAGAGATGCCGCTGTCGCACAGCCTCCTGCTGGAGATGCTGCGCGGCGCAGAAGCCCCGGCGGAAGATCGGAGCGTGCACTCGTGA
- a CDS encoding xanthine dehydrogenase family protein subunit M yields MKPAPFEYLAPRRRLEALEALSEYGVEAKALAGGQSLVPLLAMRLARPAVLVDLNRIRDLAFIRPYNGGLAIGAMTRQRTVEAHRLVVARVPLLAEAVRCIAHPQIRARGTIGGSLAHADPSSELPAAAAALDAHFVLASVRGERVLNSEQFFTGYLTTALEPDELLTEVRLPALLPDAGWAFVEIARRHGDFALAGVAAVLRLDGDGRCTEAQLVFTGVGPGPVRIPQAEQALLGQQVPGPSVAEMARIVQDNLDPPTDIHATADYRRHAAGVLAGRAMLQAANRTRERR; encoded by the coding sequence GTGAAGCCAGCACCCTTCGAATACCTCGCGCCCCGCAGGCGCCTTGAAGCGCTGGAGGCCTTGAGCGAGTACGGCGTTGAAGCCAAGGCCTTGGCCGGCGGGCAGAGTCTGGTGCCGCTGCTGGCGATGCGCCTGGCGCGCCCGGCGGTACTGGTGGATCTGAACCGGATAAGGGATCTGGCCTTCATCCGTCCCTACAACGGGGGACTCGCGATCGGCGCCATGACGCGCCAGCGTACGGTGGAGGCCCACCGACTCGTTGTCGCCCGGGTCCCCCTGCTGGCAGAGGCCGTCCGCTGCATCGCGCACCCGCAGATCCGCGCGCGCGGCACGATCGGCGGGAGTCTGGCACACGCCGATCCGTCCTCTGAGCTGCCCGCGGCGGCCGCGGCACTGGACGCCCACTTCGTGCTTGCCAGTGTGCGCGGGGAGCGCGTGCTCAACAGCGAGCAGTTCTTCACGGGATACCTGACCACCGCCCTGGAGCCCGACGAGCTGCTGACCGAAGTGCGGCTGCCCGCGTTGCTGCCGGACGCCGGATGGGCGTTTGTCGAGATCGCCAGGCGCCACGGCGACTTCGCCCTGGCCGGCGTGGCAGCGGTCCTGCGGCTCGACGGCGATGGCCGCTGCACCGAAGCGCAGTTGGTCTTCACCGGCGTGGGACCTGGACCTGTGCGCATCCCACAGGCCGAGCAGGCGCTTCTGGGACAGCAGGTTCCTGGTCCGTCCGTTGCCGAGATGGCGCGCATCGTCCAGGACAACCTCGACCCCCCCACCGACATCCACGCCACCGCGGACTACCGCAGGCACGCCGCCGGCGTGCTGGCAGGCCGGGCCATGTTGCAGGCAGCCAATAGGACCAGGGAGCGACGATGA
- a CDS encoding (2Fe-2S)-binding protein — protein sequence MSQAQIHVRVNGSEVTRTVEVRRTLADFLREDLGLTGTHVGCEHGVCGACTVLLDGRPVRSCLLFAVQADGAEVTTVEALGTPEALSPLQQAFMDHHALQCGFCTPGFLMSATALLRDHPRPSDELIREMMGGHLCRCTGYAAIGEAVKTAGA from the coding sequence GTGAGCCAGGCGCAGATCCACGTGCGCGTCAATGGCAGCGAGGTCACCCGAACGGTCGAGGTGCGGCGCACCCTGGCCGACTTCCTGCGCGAGGACCTGGGGCTGACCGGAACGCACGTCGGATGCGAGCACGGCGTCTGCGGAGCGTGCACGGTGCTGCTGGACGGCCGGCCGGTCAGGTCCTGCCTCCTGTTCGCGGTGCAGGCCGACGGCGCCGAGGTCACCACTGTCGAGGCGCTGGGCACGCCCGAAGCGCTCTCGCCTCTGCAGCAGGCGTTCATGGACCACCACGCGCTCCAGTGCGGCTTCTGTACGCCCGGGTTCTTGATGAGCGCGACCGCCCTGCTGCGCGATCATCCCCGGCCCTCGGACGAGTTGATCCGCGAGATGATGGGCGGGCACCTGTGTCGGTGTACGGGATACGCGGCGATCGGGGAAGCGGTGAAGACCGCCGGGGCATGA